The genomic segment TAAGTCTGGACAGGAAGCAATAGCAGCAACAAGACTAGGTCTGAGACAAACGCAACGGCAGAATGACACGACCGTGGACGGGACGCTGTGACGGCGTGATGTTTGACGGCGTGTTCTGCGTGCGACTCGCTGCAAGAGatttaaaagcagctgttagcagttagcagctaactcaaagaagaagcaGAGCGGCTGTAAACTTTGGATTATTTGAAAACGATATTTTCTGGCTGATAAATGGGGTCACTCTGGGTCATTTTCACAAAAGAATTTGGGGGATTCTTTAAGAAAAGATTCTggagtgtgttttttcttaaacactTTTTGGtgacttaaagtaaaaaaaaatgcaatttcttgTCTTTAAcaaattttggtaatttttcaaGAAGAGATTTGGTGATTTTgatttgaatgttttctttaaaaataaaaaaaaaggaaggcatgtctttttaaaagctgcccaaaaatttaaagaaaaaaaatgtttgaagaaaTAAGAACaccaaaaatttcaaaagaaattttttttaaaaaattccaaaaaaaattgccacaaaatgtagaataaaaatcaccaaaaattgtcaaagaacatgaaaaaaaaaacgaaaaacgTCAAACGTGTGatgtctgttgtttacaaaaAATTGCTGACACATATGTCAACACGTCACACTAGAGGCccacgctgttgtgttaaacctCTTTAGTTTCTGTGGTGCCGGCATactgtctaaaatcacaatCTGCAGACACATGACGCCGCTTTCTGATTGGTTCTGTAATAAAGGGGGTCAAAGGTCGTCTCTGCGGGAGGACGTGTCACTCGGGGGGAAATTTCTGGGAGCTAAATGCGTGCGAACACACAGGACAGGAAgtcctgtttcaaaataaaacgtcTTCCTGTGAGGGTCAGCTGATTTGAGCAACATCACGCCAAAGAGTGATGATGTcagctgacaaaaacaacacaaatatcaaatatcaaaaatagGAGGACTCAGGTGGTCCGCTCAGCTGCTGATTCCTGATTCGTCCTGTGTGTCCCCAAACGCAGTGTGGGCGGGGCTTAGAGTGCTCCCGCTGGGCGGGGCCTGTAGGTGGCGACAGCCCTGAGGCTGCGGATCAGGTCGTGACAGAAGGAGCGGAGCTGCGTCAGCGTCAGGTGGGTCGCCACCTGCACCTCGTAGTTACCGTGGAGACGGGAGGCCAGGTCCGGACTCTGACCCGCCTCGCTGCCGCTGCCGAGCTGAGCCGCCTCCTTCatctgaaacacagagacagttgGTCAGTTGGGAGCGCTCGGGCGAAGAGCGATGATGTCACACAGGTGTGAGCGTTACCTTGGTGATGTGAGTCAGCAGGTCTCGGAGGTCGGCCCGCAGGTCGCTCAGCCCGCTCAGACGCTCCGATAAAACTCCCAGCAGCCCCTGGTGCAGCCGCACGCCGGCCGCCATGTGACTCACACAGTCGTCCTGCAGGaggaaatatgtatttatacacTGAATAATACACTGATTCATGTATTTATACACACTGATCAATACGCTGATTCATGTATTTAtacacagaaatatttattcattcaggcttttattttctgatgtttctgaACCTGGTGAGCCCTCAGGCTGCGGACTGACCAGTGTGAAGCGTTCGGATGGCGGTTTGAGGACGGGTGCGGCGGGGATGCCCAGTGATGTCACCATCATCTGCAGGTTGGCGGTCTGTGCGGCGCCGTCGAGGGTCAGACCCTGCAGAGGTCAGAGCAGCGACAATATTAACACACGAAGAAGAACAACAGTCAATAGGAGCAGAGCTGAAGCGGCCAATCAGA from the Plectropomus leopardus isolate mb unplaced genomic scaffold, YSFRI_Pleo_2.0 unplaced_scaffold4365, whole genome shotgun sequence genome contains:
- the LOC121939226 gene encoding granulocyte colony-stimulating factor-like, yielding MENPAAARADKKSKPPPMDTHRRTDTETETRTAALTDMKPATVAVLLLCYLLVNLIQSAPVSSPSNPSAALTAAAERAKTLVEKILKDVPTVHAATVTTEGLTLDGAAQTANLQMMVTSLGIPAAPVLKPPSERFTLDDCVSHMAAGVRLHQGLLGVLSERLSGLSDLRADLRDLLTHITKMKEAAQLGSGSEAGQSPDLASRLHGNYEVQVATHLTLTQLRSFCHDLIRSLRAVATYRPRPAGAL